In Chroicocephalus ridibundus chromosome 4, bChrRid1.1, whole genome shotgun sequence, one genomic interval encodes:
- the MAF gene encoding transcription factor Maf isoform X1, whose translation MASELAMSSSDLPTSPLAMEYVNDFDLMKFEVKKEPVETDRIISQCGRLIAGGSLSSTPMSTPCSSVPPSPSFSAPSPGSGTDQKTHLEDYYWMTGYPQQLNPEALGFSPEDAVEALINSSHHPLPGAFDGYARGQQLAAAAGAAGSVPAEEMGSAAAVVSAVIAAAAAQGGAPHYHHHHHHPHHGGGGGGGGGGGGGGHPHAAAPGSAPPSSASSAAGSGGGGGGGGAGGLHHPHHGGGGGGGLHFDDRFSDEQLVTMSVRELNRQLRGVSKEEVIRLKQKRRTLKNRGYAQSCRFKRVQQRHVLESEKNQLLQQVEHLKQEISRLVRERDAYKEKYEKLVSNGFRENGSSSDNPSSPEFFMYPRESSTTVM comes from the exons ATGGCATCAGAACTGGCAATGAGCAGCTCCGACCTGCCCACCAGTCCCCTGGCCATGGAATATGTTAATGACTTCGATCTGATGAAGTTTGAAGTGAAAAAGGAGCCGGTGGAGACCGATCGCATTATCAGCCAGTGCGGCCGCTTGATCGCCGGGGGATCGCTCTCTTCCACCCCGATGAGCACGCCCTGCAGCTCGGTGCCCCCGTCCCCCAGCTTCTCGgcgcccagccccggctccggcaCCGACCAGAAGACCCACCTGGAAGACTACTACTGGATGACGGGCTACCCGCAGCAGCTCAACCCGGAGGCGCTGGGCTTCAGCCCGGAGGACGCGGTGGAGGCGCTGATCAACAGCAGCCACCACCCGCTGCCCGGCGCCTTCGATGGCTATGCTAGAGGGCAGCagctggccgccgccgccggcgccgccggcTCGGTGCCGGCCGAGGAGATGGGCTCGGCGGCCGCCGTGGTGTCGGCGGTGatcgccgcggcggcggcgcagggcgGCGCGccccactaccaccaccaccaccaccacccgcaccacggcggcggcggcggcggcggcggcggcggcggcggcggcgggcacccCCACGCCGCGGCGCCGGGCAGCGCGCcgccctcctccgcctcctcggcggccggctccggcggcggcggcggcggcggaggcgccgGGGGGCTGCACCACCCGcaccacggcggcggcggcggcggcggcctccaCTTCGACGACCGCTTCTCCGACGAGCAGCTGGTGACCATGTCGGTGCGGGAGCTGAACCGGCAGCTGCGGGGCGTCAGCAAGGAAGAGGTGATCCGGctgaagcagaagaggaggacCCTCAAAAACAGGGGCTATGCCCAGTCCTGCCGCTTCAAGAGGGTCCAGCAGCGGCACGTCCTGGAGTCGGAGAAGaaccagctgctgcagcaagTGGAGCACCTAAAGCAGGAGATCTCCAGGCTGGTCCGGGAGAGGGACGCCTACAAGGAAAAGTACGAGAAGCTGGTCAGCAATGGCTTCAGAGAAAACGGATCCAGCAGCGACAACCCTTCCTCTCCAGAGTTTTTCAT GTACCCGAGAGAATCATCTACAACGGTGATGTGA
- the MAF gene encoding transcription factor Maf isoform X2 gives MASELAMSSSDLPTSPLAMEYVNDFDLMKFEVKKEPVETDRIISQCGRLIAGGSLSSTPMSTPCSSVPPSPSFSAPSPGSGTDQKTHLEDYYWMTGYPQQLNPEALGFSPEDAVEALINSSHHPLPGAFDGYARGQQLAAAAGAAGSVPAEEMGSAAAVVSAVIAAAAAQGGAPHYHHHHHHPHHGGGGGGGGGGGGGGHPHAAAPGSAPPSSASSAAGSGGGGGGGGAGGLHHPHHGGGGGGGLHFDDRFSDEQLVTMSVRELNRQLRGVSKEEVIRLKQKRRTLKNRGYAQSCRFKRVQQRHVLESEKNQLLQQVEHLKQEISRLVRERDAYKEKYEKLVSNGFRENGSSSDNPSSPEFFMGVCA, from the exons ATGGCATCAGAACTGGCAATGAGCAGCTCCGACCTGCCCACCAGTCCCCTGGCCATGGAATATGTTAATGACTTCGATCTGATGAAGTTTGAAGTGAAAAAGGAGCCGGTGGAGACCGATCGCATTATCAGCCAGTGCGGCCGCTTGATCGCCGGGGGATCGCTCTCTTCCACCCCGATGAGCACGCCCTGCAGCTCGGTGCCCCCGTCCCCCAGCTTCTCGgcgcccagccccggctccggcaCCGACCAGAAGACCCACCTGGAAGACTACTACTGGATGACGGGCTACCCGCAGCAGCTCAACCCGGAGGCGCTGGGCTTCAGCCCGGAGGACGCGGTGGAGGCGCTGATCAACAGCAGCCACCACCCGCTGCCCGGCGCCTTCGATGGCTATGCTAGAGGGCAGCagctggccgccgccgccggcgccgccggcTCGGTGCCGGCCGAGGAGATGGGCTCGGCGGCCGCCGTGGTGTCGGCGGTGatcgccgcggcggcggcgcagggcgGCGCGccccactaccaccaccaccaccaccacccgcaccacggcggcggcggcggcggcggcggcggcggcggcggcggcgggcacccCCACGCCGCGGCGCCGGGCAGCGCGCcgccctcctccgcctcctcggcggccggctccggcggcggcggcggcggcggaggcgccgGGGGGCTGCACCACCCGcaccacggcggcggcggcggcggcggcctccaCTTCGACGACCGCTTCTCCGACGAGCAGCTGGTGACCATGTCGGTGCGGGAGCTGAACCGGCAGCTGCGGGGCGTCAGCAAGGAAGAGGTGATCCGGctgaagcagaagaggaggacCCTCAAAAACAGGGGCTATGCCCAGTCCTGCCGCTTCAAGAGGGTCCAGCAGCGGCACGTCCTGGAGTCGGAGAAGaaccagctgctgcagcaagTGGAGCACCTAAAGCAGGAGATCTCCAGGCTGGTCCGGGAGAGGGACGCCTACAAGGAAAAGTACGAGAAGCTGGTCAGCAATGGCTTCAGAGAAAACGGATCCAGCAGCGACAACCCTTCCTCTCCAGAGTTTTTCAT GGGAGTCTGTGCCTAA